The following are encoded together in the bacterium genome:
- a CDS encoding tetratricopeptide repeat protein: MRRRFPVSLRAAILAACLILALSRSAGAGEALSRGVSDLVFHLTTYDANSRLLQQGQGLVVGPRGVAIVSMCTLEGAASAVATMMDGSTLSVVTVHGVDEISGLANIGLQPSISGPSEQLTEGRTPQLGERIIFSDLTARGEQVCVESVITATRVMPDLAGLYYVETSRPVPPPGGGIFGSDGALVGMVVMRFGNGHSGFVASNERVRTLAVGRGRKKALDVWSRGKDDRWDENPYARYMGGHAALWQGQPEVTLDLLEDHVGTWSVLKAEVPALLGEAYLALDLLPEAIMALKASVGCGSAPCWAYQKLAWAYMETGKHGLAEAACREVIRMEPASPSGYLLMAHLNNLKGDRRKALYEAKRALKRKPDCSCSHYERGLAYVGLARYEKAIESFLNATILDPQYAEAFNYLGYAYLRTSDPVRAVAALEEAVRLQPEMTDAWDNLGEAYSSAGFPDKTLIALGRSVCLDLSRSNAYCRLSKALMKQGQYSNAAQMLQEGLDRCEESQWLVYYLGKAFCMEGRIDLAREQAELLYRQNKELAGQLLRIIDLSSTG, encoded by the coding sequence ATGAGGAGGAGGTTCCCAGTCAGTCTGCGGGCGGCTATCCTGGCTGCCTGCTTGATCCTTGCGTTGTCCCGATCAGCCGGGGCGGGGGAAGCCTTGTCCAGAGGCGTCTCTGATCTCGTTTTTCATCTGACAACATACGATGCCAATTCAAGGCTCCTTCAACAGGGACAGGGTCTTGTGGTCGGGCCCCGGGGTGTGGCCATCGTATCGATGTGTACCCTTGAAGGAGCTGCCAGCGCCGTAGCCACCATGATGGATGGCAGCACCCTTTCCGTTGTAACGGTTCATGGGGTGGATGAGATCTCCGGTCTGGCGAACATAGGTCTTCAGCCGAGCATCTCCGGGCCCTCGGAACAGCTGACGGAAGGCAGAACCCCGCAGTTGGGTGAGCGGATAATTTTCAGCGACCTGACGGCCCGTGGTGAGCAAGTTTGCGTAGAATCTGTCATTACAGCCACCAGAGTGATGCCGGACCTTGCAGGCCTTTATTATGTGGAGACTTCCCGACCCGTTCCTCCGCCAGGAGGAGGAATTTTTGGCTCTGACGGCGCCCTGGTGGGAATGGTGGTCATGCGGTTCGGGAACGGCCATTCAGGGTTCGTTGCATCCAACGAGCGGGTGAGGACTCTTGCCGTTGGGCGGGGTCGAAAAAAAGCGTTGGATGTATGGTCAAGGGGAAAGGACGACAGGTGGGACGAAAACCCTTACGCAAGGTATATGGGGGGGCACGCTGCTCTCTGGCAGGGCCAACCGGAGGTCACTCTCGACCTTCTCGAAGATCATGTCGGGACATGGTCTGTGCTAAAGGCAGAGGTGCCGGCCCTGCTCGGGGAAGCCTATCTGGCTCTTGATCTGCTGCCCGAAGCTATCATGGCCTTGAAAGCCTCTGTGGGCTGTGGCTCTGCTCCTTGCTGGGCGTACCAGAAGCTCGCCTGGGCCTATATGGAAACAGGAAAGCATGGTCTGGCCGAGGCGGCTTGCAGGGAAGTAATCAGGATGGAGCCAGCAAGTCCGTCCGGATACCTTCTCATGGCTCATCTGAATAACCTCAAGGGCGATCGCAGGAAAGCGCTGTACGAAGCCAAAAGGGCTCTAAAAAGGAAACCGGACTGTTCCTGTTCCCACTATGAGAGAGGTCTCGCCTATGTGGGGCTTGCACGATACGAAAAGGCCATCGAATCGTTCTTAAATGCCACTATTCTCGACCCGCAATACGCTGAGGCCTTCAACTATCTCGGGTATGCTTACCTGAGAACCAGCGATCCGGTGCGCGCCGTTGCGGCACTGGAGGAGGCTGTCAGGCTGCAGCCAGAAATGACGGATGCCTGGGACAACCTCGGAGAAGCCTACTCCAGTGCTGGTTTTCCCGATAAGACTTTGATTGCTTTGGGCCGGTCTGTTTGTCTCGATCTGTCGAGATCCAATGCCTACTGCCGCCTGAGCAAGGCGTTGATGAAACAAGGTCAATATTCTAATGCAGCCCAGATGCTTCAGGAAGGGCTTGACCGATGTGAGGAATCCCAATGGCTGGTCTACTACCTGGGAAAAGCCTTTTGTATGGAAGGCCGGATAGACCTTGCCAGGGAGCAGGCCGAGCTGCTTTACCGACAAAACAAAGAACTTGCCGGACAGCTTCTTCGTATTATCGACCTCAGTTCCACTGGCTGA